AAGTGTAAGCTTTTGGTCTGtagtgatttattttttgttgtttgtttgttattaagtacaaagctactgTCCACTGCGATTATCGAAACTTAGCGTTACAAGCTCTCAGATTTGCAGCTGATTGCCAGTGGCCTGTTTATTTGCGAGTTTAATTTTTACATCAATCCAGTTAGTCATTTGAGTACAAAAGAGCAAATTACTTCAACATTTTTGCATAACACAGAATTCATGGTGTccatatgttgtttgtttgttatgcgAAACATGCTGTTGCAGTTATGGGACTACTTTCTGTTTCCTTAGGCTTAGTTCAAGAACCAGATTATGTAACactacatttacttttgttactgaacttttgttaataattaacctGTACGTACATGATTATGGATCATTTCTTCATAAGTAAACGGTGCTTACGTGATCATGGAATTAGTCCAAGATGACATGTGTTCCAAATGTCCACCGCCGTTATCAATCTGTTTGTGGTATTATAAGTACGGGTGTTGTAACCATCTTTGTTCAGATGTTGAATATTCACTGTTGCCAGTAGTTACAAAATGCCAGAATTTCTTTGATCTGTGATTTTTTTACACAATCTCTGCATGGAAAACAGGATTTACCAAAATGAAAAACGtatttaaaagttacttttattacatttagATGTTATGCTTACGAACttataaatacttaattattttaatttattttaatggctGTAAGACAATAAACTCATTTGCAATggagaaaaactaaaattattgagGGGTAATTAGGTATACATCTATTACTTTCCACGAAAcgagcttaaaaaaaaaaaaagaacaaaaactaacaaatatttaaaccaaaacagaaatatataagtTCTTCTTTCCTTACTTTACGCTTCAACTTCATTTAAACTTGCGAAGATAAAAGGATAGATGTGAGGAAGAGCCGCCATTTTATTTACAACCAAACGCTATGGACGTTATGATTAGAGAAAACGAAATAAGCAAACCAATGAAATACGAGCTTTCAGTGAAAGTATTTCTAGgttgttgctgtttttaccatttccATAAATTGAAGATGGTGGATCATGATTCTCCAGATATAGAATTAGGCTATTTTTCTGCTTACCATTCCTGCCTACATGTGAAATCtggttattattataaacaaaagtgaaagttattttgataaattatctcTACCAGAtggtggtttggtttgaatttcgcgcaaagctacacgagggctatctgcgatagccatccctaatttagcaatgtaagactagacggaaggcaccacccaccgccaactcttgagctactcttttaccaacgaatagtggggttgatcgtcacatcataacgtccccacaactgaaagaccgaacatgtttggtgcgaaggggattcgaacccacgaccctcagattacgagtcgagtgccttaaccacctggtcatgccgggccaccagaTGGTGAGAAATGGTTACTGGTTTGTTACAGGATGGTtgagtatttgtatttaaatgggAACTGTGCTACAGGGTTGTTATGAAGATTTAGTATAACATGCACGTAACGAATGGACTGGAATGATGTAATGAGACTCGAAAgccgttttaatataacacagtCAACTCTATATATACTTCTAATATGCATATTTGACATTATGAGTTACTTTCTATCTTCATATGCGAATTCACTAGTTGTTGAATATCTCAGGGTTTGGAGGAACTcattaaaatgtgaatatttcaGCAGTTGATGTTACAATTTTCCAACTTATTTTGGCGTTCATTTTTGTCGCATCACAACTGACCTGTTATGTTTACTTTTGAACATCAAAACATCAGTTTGTCTATTTGACGATATTATCACTCGTCGCAAAGTTTCGCTGGAATTGATATCGTCACGAGTTCGTATGCCGCACGCGCTCACGATGTGACGTTTAGTTTTCCTGATATGCTGAACCAACTCCCGAATGTCTTAATGTTTGTTTCCCTTCAAAGCTGACTATTACTGGTTTGTAGGAACAGATAACATTAATTCATGAATTTGTTACACTGTCATTGTTAGGTATTCCAGTCCATTGTAGGAACAGATAACATTAATTCATGAATTTGTTACACTGTCATTGTTAGGTATTCCAGTCCATGTAAATTACTCTCCCTTTCGCATTGCTAAGCTGTCACGTGACATGCATGTAATTCACTCTTACGATTAGGACTCCTGTGTTTctagaaatattttctcaacaaatgGCCAAGTTAATATTTAGggattattttatacattataacatacattataaacataacattataacatacattataaacataacattataacatacattataaacataacattataaacataacatcataacatacattataaacataacattataacatacattataaacataacatcataacatacattataaacataacattataacatacattataaacataacatcataacatacattataaacataacattataacatacattataaacataacatcataacatacattataaacataacatcataacatacattataaacataacattataacatacattataaacataacatcataacatacattataaacataacatcataacatacattataaacataacattataaacataacatcataaacataacattataacatacattataaacataacattataacatacattataaacataacatcataacatacattataaacataacatcataacatacattataaacataacattgtaaacatacattataaaaataacattataacatacattataaacataacattataagatacattacaaacataacattataacatacattaaaaacataacaatataacatatattataaacataacattataacatacattacaaacataacatcataacatacattataaacataacattataagatacattacaaacataacattataacatacattaaaaacataacaatataacatacattataaacataacattataaacataacatcataaacataacattataacatacattaCAAACGTAACATTGTAACatacattacaaacataatattatagCATACATTATAACATAACTGGGACAAATCTAACGTTTTCACTCTGTTTTATGGCTATTTTCATCGTTGCGTTTAACAGACAcacgaaatatatatttattttcaaatgatgCAAGACTATGTCTACaggaatataaatttattttttcgcTTTTATTTTCAGGTATTTGTGGCCTTGTACCTAGTCATACTACCCACAGTGGACGGTAGGATGAATGATCACCATCAGGTTTACACCTGGTCTTACAGTGACCAGTTTGACCCgattattttatttagacaagtTGGTGGTAGGGGATTGCACCTTTTTGACCTTAGCCTTGACCAATCACTTGGATTTAGGAACCATAAGCAATCCAGTCGCAACGAGTTTCTGAACAAACCAAACGTGGACGGTAACGGATTCGCAGGTCAAAGGTCAGCTGGCCAGGTTAAGGTATATCGGTACAGCGATGGAGTAGCCCACTCGTATCAGTATAGCTTTGATGATGGTGGGAAAGTTTCTTCTCTCATCTCTCAACCTGCTCGTCCATTTGTCATCTCTCAACCTGCTCGTCCATTTGTCAGCTCTTCAACAAAAGACCGTTTTGTTGACGATAATCGAACACATAATTTTCCATCATTTGGTCAGATTTATAATTTGGGCGAGAGAAGACCTCATTCTACCTTCCATATACCTCGTTCAGTGAAGGATTTCGTAACAGTGACACCTGCCGTGACCTACGGTCCTTCAGGGCTTCAGGGTCAGCAAGCGTCTCGAGGATATCGTATCAATCAGATGTTCAACGACGGAAACGTATATGGCTATAACAAGGCTGCTGGTTACGTCAGAACGTATAGCACTTCCAGGTCAGACCACCTGGATCCCACCAACGTTCAGTCAGAGATTCAACAGATCCTCAGAGGGATCACAAAAGACTTCCGTTAATCTTGTATTAAAGGAAGTCTAGAGTCGTGTAACTAAGACTTTTAGTCTCACTGGACACACGAAATATCGGTAAAAATAATGAGTAATGCAGTATTGCTAATTCTTGGTAAATGTATCTAACTGATAATGTAGGATGAGTTTCTTACACTCCACTTTCGTAACAGTGAATTTCATGTAAGGGCTAATGCATAAATTCATGTACAATTcaaggttttaaaataaacagtattatcCTGATTTTAGGTGTCCATCACGTTTTGACCTTTGAATACAGTCGCTGAATAAACAGTTATTGGAAAAGTCTTGATTATTCAGGGATTTCTGACTTTATGaaagttttgtaaaatgtaaacttTCGTTTCAAACGAAACTTAACACtacgaaaaaacacacacttttttaTTGCATAGTTTTGAACTATAGTCTATAATATATCAGTTTGAAGTAGATGTGCATGTTTTAATACAgtacttattaaataaacatattataacagtTTTGAACTATATGTTTGACCTGTTGGTTCAGGATATTTGCTAGCTCAACGGTGCACTTCTCTGTCACAAATTGTCACTGACTCTAACTTCATTATGGCGAGCACTTTGATGGACTTCTATATTTCAGGTTTGTTCCTGACTTCTCACTGGGCCTTGCTCATAAATTGATGAAAAAAATCTTTCTCGTTATAATTGTAACTTACAACCCGACGTTTCGTTTCCTTTCAGACTTTATCATGATGAGTCACTTTTCCGTTAGATAGTTTTTCATGACATTGTATCCTCActcaagtaacaaaatatttgtgtattttactaaAATCGAGTTATTAAAAAATGCTGTAAATGTGTTTACAGCGAACACCAGATAAAGGTCTTACGGTTCCTCCGgttacagaataaatcaatacatAGTGTTGTACACTTGTATTCTgtcgcagaaaaaaaaaaaaagagagttatttttattgtcaaacaTCAAAACGATTCTTATTAGGAAAACGTCCTTTGGAATTATACAATAAATTCACGTCACCACAATCTcagaagttttattgaaaaataattttgttgataacaatagatatataacattaatatatgtattttaaaaacgaaTGAAGTACCATTTACCCATTAAGGaagattaatatatgtattttaaaaacgaaTGAAGTACCATTTACCCATTAAGGaagattaatatatgtattttaaaaacgaaTGAAGTACCATTTACCCATTAAGGaagattaatatatgtattttaaaaacgaaTGAAGTACCATTTACCCATTAAGGaagattaatatatgtattttaaaacgaATGAAGTACCATTTACCCATTAAGGaagattaatatatgtattttaaaacgaATGAAGTACCATTTACCCATTAAGGaagattaatatatgtattttaaaacgaATGAAGTACCATTTACCCATTAAGGaagattaatatatgtattttaaaaacgaaTGAAGTACCATTTACCCATTAAGGaagattaatatatgtattttaaaaacgaaTGAAGTACCATTTACCCATTAAGGAAGAAATCTGGAAAATGTTAGTAAAGAAAGTTCTGTTATTGtctaaactttaaaacattttgatataagtaccatataaagttattatatgttattaacacatgcactaaataaacattctttataagAGACCCAAttctaatgaaactttgttaGAAACTTCCCcttataatgttgaaaaataGTAGGTTTTATCCAATTCTAACTAAAACTTTAGGAGTTTTACAGCCAGACGGACATTAGCCAATACGTATTTCAAAAATTCTGTTATAGCATTTAATATTGgcataaaaaaattaactggTCCATCTTATAACGAAACATGGTGCTATTGTGACAAAAAACTAAATGATCTGTAATAAAAACTAGTGCAATAAACAATTTATCTATCTTGTAATAGAAACTACTGTTAGCATGACAAATAACTGATctattctgtaataaaaactACTGTTAGCGAGACAAACAACTGATCtatgttgtaataaaaactaCTGTTATCGAGACAAAAAtgatttatgttgtaataaagaCTACTGCTAGCGAGTGAAACAACTGATGTATCTTGTAAGAGAAGCTATTGCTAGTGAGACAAACAACTGATCCATCTTGTAATAAAAACTACTGCTAGTGAGACAAGtgatttatgttgtaataaaagCTACTGCTAGCGAGACAAACAACTGATATATCTtgtaataaaactactgttaGCGAGATAGAcaactaatatttttgtaataaaaactggTGCCAGCGAGACAAACAACatctattttgtaataaaaactggTGCTAGCGAGACAAACAACAAatctattttgtaataaaagctGGTACTAGCGAGACAAACAACAGatctattttgtaataaaagctAGTGTTAGCGAGATAAACAACTGatctattttgtaataaaagctAGTGTTAGCGAGATAAACAACTGatctattttgtaataaaaaactaGTCTAGCGTAGTGTTTAACTGGTCTCTGCTATAACATTGTTCTGCAAAGtgaaagaaaaagtatttatttaatattaaaacgaGTCAATTTATTAAGAACTCACTAAATATTTTCTATACGAAACAAATAATGATCTCGAAAACATTAGTCTtcgaaacaaagaaagaaacagtattttattatCTATTAATTTATTACGTCCGCCTCCATTCATCAGCTTTCAAGAAGTTAGCAATCGTAGACAAAAACATTTGATACGAAGTTCCGGATTGGACAGTTTAACCATTCTGTAACCAGTCACAGTGAGCCTTATATAAGAAGTATTATACTCATTTCAACATGGGAAGTATCCAGTAACCAGAGCTTTTCGAAcattataattaacttattttcaagGTATATTTTACAAGTTGAAGTTTAAAACGTCGAACGTGAATGAAGCACTACATACTTGTAGGCCCGACATTTGCAATCAACATCACGTAAAATGCAGGTTTTTAATTGTAATCAACATCACGTAAAATACAGGTTTTTATTTGTAATCAACACTACGTAAAATAcaggtttttatttgtaattaaaactacGTAAAATACAGGTTTTTATTTGTAATCAACATCACGTAAAATAcaggtttttatttgtaattaacactACGTAAAATACaggtttatatttgtaattaacacc
This genomic window from Tachypleus tridentatus isolate NWPU-2018 chromosome 10, ASM421037v1, whole genome shotgun sequence contains:
- the LOC143228196 gene encoding uncharacterized protein LOC143228196, with product MVSNIENIAVVFVALYLVILPTVDGRMNDHHQVYTWSYSDQFDPIILFRQVGGRGLHLFDLSLDQSLGFRNHKQSSRNEFLNKPNVDGNGFAGQRSAGQVKVYRYSDGVAHSYQYSFDDGGKVSSLISQPARPFVISQPARPFVSSSTKDRFVDDNRTHNFPSFGQIYNLGERRPHSTFHIPRSVKDFVTVTPAVTYGPSGLQGQQASRGYRINQMFNDGNVYGYNKAAGYVRTYSTSRSDHLDPTNVQSEIQQILRGITKDFR